A single window of Bradyrhizobium daqingense DNA harbors:
- a CDS encoding LysR family transcriptional regulator → MNLNSLDLNLLTALDALLREANVSRAAMRIGLSQPATSHALQRLRDIFGDPLLVRTGARMELTPRALALRVPLAQALDQVRGLFVPEDFDAARSERQFRLMMPDLAVELLMPPLMEKVTRAAPNVRIDVVPWRGSAIFHAEFARTIDLVISIGNAFKGFHRQLLYTDSDALAVRRGHPIGAKLKRRETFLAARHVGVIIRGGNEDLIDPWLRTKGIERHIALVVSGYLEALHVAARTDLVAFVPRRLIAALSKQLGLVTVTPPLDPGIDEQFMFHPTRAQMDPGSIWLRRLMLETGRELEKKERRVG, encoded by the coding sequence ATGAATTTGAATTCGCTTGACCTCAATCTGTTGACCGCCCTCGACGCATTGCTGCGCGAGGCCAATGTCAGCCGCGCGGCCATGCGCATCGGCCTGTCGCAGCCGGCGACGAGCCACGCGCTCCAGCGCCTGCGTGACATCTTCGGCGATCCGCTCCTGGTGCGCACCGGCGCACGGATGGAGCTGACGCCGCGAGCGCTGGCCCTGCGCGTGCCGCTGGCGCAGGCGCTCGACCAGGTGCGCGGGCTGTTCGTGCCGGAGGATTTCGACGCGGCGCGCAGCGAGCGGCAATTCCGCCTGATGATGCCGGATCTCGCGGTCGAGCTGTTGATGCCGCCCTTGATGGAGAAGGTAACGCGGGCCGCCCCCAATGTCCGCATCGACGTGGTGCCGTGGCGCGGATCGGCGATCTTCCATGCCGAATTCGCCCGCACCATCGACCTCGTGATCTCGATCGGCAATGCCTTCAAGGGCTTCCACCGCCAGCTGCTCTACACCGACAGCGACGCGCTGGCAGTGCGGCGCGGCCATCCGATTGGCGCGAAGCTGAAGCGGCGGGAGACGTTCCTGGCCGCGCGTCATGTCGGCGTGATCATTCGCGGCGGCAATGAGGACTTGATCGACCCCTGGCTGCGCACCAAAGGCATCGAGCGGCACATCGCGCTGGTGGTGTCAGGCTATCTCGAAGCGCTGCACGTCGCCGCCCGCACCGATCTCGTCGCCTTCGTGCCGCGCCGGCTGATCGCAGCGCTGTCGAAGCAGCTCGGCCTCGTCACGGTGACGCCGCCGCTCGACCCCGGGATCGACGAGCAGTTCATGTTTCATCCGACCCGCGCGCAGATGGACCCGGGCTCGATCTGGCTGAGAAGGCTGATGTTGGAGACGGGACGGGAGTTGGAGAAGAAAGAGCGCCGCGTGGGCTGA
- a CDS encoding nuclear transport factor 2 family protein, which yields MSASANKKLLQDIFAAAANPDPAARDRALFTASLADDAQWIVTGQYSWSRTFAGKEAILNDLHGYVRSRLRDRTRTVAHRFIADGDVVVVEAKGDNVTPEGVRYDNDYCLVFRLEDGKIKEIREYCDSILTEKALGPFPQAPLRAAS from the coding sequence ATGAGTGCGAGCGCCAACAAGAAACTGCTGCAGGATATCTTTGCCGCGGCCGCCAACCCTGATCCCGCCGCGCGCGACCGCGCGCTATTCACCGCAAGCCTCGCCGACGACGCCCAATGGATCGTGACCGGGCAGTATTCCTGGTCGCGCACCTTTGCCGGCAAGGAGGCGATCCTCAACGATCTGCACGGTTATGTCCGCTCCCGCCTGCGTGACCGCACGCGCACCGTCGCCCATCGCTTCATCGCCGATGGTGATGTCGTGGTGGTGGAAGCGAAGGGTGACAACGTCACGCCCGAGGGCGTCCGCTACGACAACGACTATTGTCTCGTGTTTCGGCTGGAGGACGGCAAGATCAAGGAGATCCGGGAGTATTGCGACTCGATCCTGACCGAGAAGGCGCTCGGTCCTTTTCCGCAGGCACCGCTGAGGGCAGCGAGCTGA
- a CDS encoding biliverdin-producing heme oxygenase, which produces MLAGASNVSTQVGRSFPKLRERLRDATAAAHRELDAQLSSFDLTVVTGYRRFLQASAGALLPLEAALVEGGVASMFPDWPERSRSAAISADLRRLGSAAQSTVSVPPLTSGGMLGTLYVLEGSRLGAKFLLKEVADAADPHISQATRYLSHGAGKRLWQSFLSKLESEEVSDEDEVIEAARAAFAAFERAADRA; this is translated from the coding sequence ATGCTGGCTGGGGCTTCGAACGTTTCGACACAGGTGGGCCGCAGCTTCCCCAAACTCCGTGAGCGACTGAGAGATGCGACTGCGGCTGCGCACCGGGAGCTCGATGCGCAGCTTTCATCGTTCGATCTCACCGTCGTGACGGGCTATCGTCGCTTTCTTCAAGCAAGCGCTGGCGCGCTACTTCCGCTTGAAGCGGCGCTCGTGGAGGGAGGCGTAGCCAGCATGTTTCCGGATTGGCCGGAGCGGTCGCGCAGTGCCGCGATCTCGGCTGATCTCCGGCGGCTCGGCAGCGCCGCGCAATCCACCGTGTCCGTGCCGCCGCTGACGTCCGGCGGCATGCTCGGCACCCTGTATGTGCTGGAAGGCTCCCGGCTCGGAGCCAAGTTCCTGCTGAAGGAGGTCGCCGACGCCGCCGATCCGCATATCAGCCAGGCGACCCGCTATCTGAGCCATGGCGCGGGCAAGCGGCTGTGGCAGAGCTTCCTGTCCAAGCTCGAAAGCGAAGAGGTCAGCGACGAGGATGAGGTGATCGAGGCGGCGCGCGCTGCCTTCGCGGCGTTCGAGCGGGCGGCGGACAGGGCATGA
- a CDS encoding HWE histidine kinase domain-containing protein, translating to MNEAVNLTNCDREPIHIPGSVQPFGFLLAVLSDFTICMASDNAGIFLGADVADLVQRPLSSVISEAAVETIRNRVDHLAGPDATERLFGVELQAGKPLYDLSIHFSGAYLVVEAEPSVNEPGVNSGELVRLMLERIRKTRGMTDLAREAARQLKGLTGFDRVMVYQFHPDGSGEVIAETAEPGLESFFGLRYPASDIPRQARALYQRNWLRIIADVNTRPAALVSTATHNAGLLDLSMSVLRSVSPIHIEYLRNMGVAASMSVSILRDGKLWGLFACHHYSPRYISFDKRTASELFGQMFSWIVEGREREGDVVYEARAHQVQERLIEIAAAHEHSRRAIVDFLGDYRKMIACDGVAVWSDDKIACEGETPTEDEVKELVAFINRTSPGRIFAGAEIAKVYAAGEAFRDRAAGFLAIPISRTPRDCLIFFRREVTRSVNWAGAPDKVYDEGPNGPRLTPRKSFELWQETVAGQSKPWSVADIRIAESLRVTLLEVILQLSDLAARERRGAQERQELMIAELNHRVRNILSLVRALVAQSKDTATSIEEFASVLGGRIQALARAHDQITNLNWAPVALRTLVESEAGAYLGSRADRVKMGGPDVALDPKAFATLALVVHEMMTNSAKYGALADSTGNVEVVWRLDPSSSLVIEWKESGGPPVQPPSRRGFGTTIIERSVPFDLKGDAEIRFDLLGVQAKFVIPPNFVQLLPSIAGAAMRIEEQKSAKPRISETALIVEDNLIIAMAAEVILLDLGARHVDTAATVDQALRSIERARPSFALLDLNLGSESSIKVAQKLKEIGVPFMFATGYGERAPLPAELASVPVVQKPYTLEVVENALGKLQQVSAG from the coding sequence ATGAACGAGGCCGTCAATCTCACGAATTGCGATCGCGAGCCGATCCACATTCCCGGCAGCGTGCAGCCTTTCGGCTTTCTGCTCGCGGTGCTCTCAGACTTCACGATCTGCATGGCCTCGGACAATGCCGGCATCTTCCTCGGGGCCGATGTCGCCGACCTGGTGCAGCGGCCGTTATCGAGCGTGATCTCGGAAGCGGCCGTCGAGACCATCCGCAACCGTGTCGATCATCTCGCAGGGCCGGACGCGACCGAGCGTCTGTTCGGGGTCGAGCTCCAGGCCGGCAAGCCGCTTTACGATCTGTCGATTCATTTCTCGGGCGCCTATCTCGTGGTGGAAGCCGAGCCCAGCGTCAACGAGCCCGGCGTCAATTCCGGCGAGCTCGTGCGCCTGATGCTGGAGCGCATCCGCAAGACGCGCGGCATGACCGATCTCGCCCGCGAGGCGGCGCGCCAGCTCAAGGGGCTGACCGGCTTCGACCGGGTGATGGTCTACCAGTTTCACCCGGACGGATCGGGCGAGGTCATCGCCGAGACGGCGGAGCCCGGGCTCGAATCGTTCTTCGGCCTGCGTTATCCCGCTTCGGACATCCCGCGGCAGGCCCGCGCGCTCTACCAGCGCAATTGGCTGCGCATCATCGCCGACGTCAATACCCGGCCGGCCGCGCTGGTGTCGACGGCCACGCATAACGCCGGACTGCTCGACCTCTCGATGAGCGTGCTGCGCTCGGTGTCGCCGATCCACATCGAATACCTCCGCAACATGGGAGTCGCCGCCTCGATGTCGGTGTCGATCCTGCGCGACGGCAAGCTGTGGGGCCTGTTCGCCTGCCACCATTATTCGCCGCGTTACATCTCGTTCGACAAGCGCACGGCGTCCGAGCTGTTCGGGCAGATGTTCTCCTGGATCGTCGAAGGGCGTGAGCGCGAGGGCGACGTGGTCTACGAGGCCCGCGCGCACCAGGTTCAGGAGCGGCTGATCGAGATCGCGGCCGCGCACGAGCACAGCCGGCGCGCCATCGTCGATTTCCTCGGCGATTATCGCAAGATGATCGCGTGCGACGGCGTCGCGGTCTGGTCCGACGACAAGATTGCATGCGAGGGCGAGACGCCGACGGAGGACGAGGTGAAGGAGCTCGTCGCCTTCATCAACCGCACCTCGCCGGGCCGGATCTTCGCCGGCGCCGAGATCGCCAAGGTCTACGCCGCCGGTGAGGCTTTCCGCGACCGCGCAGCCGGGTTTCTCGCCATCCCGATTTCGCGCACGCCGCGCGACTGCCTGATCTTCTTCCGCCGCGAGGTCACGCGCTCGGTCAATTGGGCCGGTGCTCCCGACAAGGTCTATGACGAGGGCCCCAACGGTCCCCGGCTGACACCGCGCAAGAGCTTTGAGCTGTGGCAGGAGACCGTGGCAGGCCAATCGAAGCCGTGGTCGGTCGCCGACATCCGCATTGCCGAGAGCCTGCGCGTCACCCTGCTCGAGGTCATCCTGCAACTGTCCGACCTCGCCGCGCGTGAGCGGCGCGGCGCGCAGGAGCGGCAGGAGCTGATGATCGCCGAGCTCAATCACCGGGTTCGCAACATCCTGAGCCTCGTCCGCGCGCTGGTGGCGCAGAGCAAGGACACGGCAACTAGCATCGAGGAATTCGCCAGCGTTCTCGGCGGCCGTATCCAGGCACTGGCGCGCGCGCATGACCAGATCACCAACCTCAATTGGGCACCGGTGGCGCTGCGCACCCTGGTCGAATCCGAGGCGGGCGCCTATCTCGGCTCGCGCGCCGACCGCGTGAAGATGGGCGGCCCCGACGTGGCGCTCGATCCCAAGGCTTTCGCGACGCTGGCGCTCGTCGTGCACGAGATGATGACCAACTCCGCCAAATACGGCGCGCTTGCCGATTCCACCGGCAATGTCGAAGTGGTCTGGCGCCTCGATCCGTCTTCCAGCCTCGTCATCGAATGGAAGGAGAGCGGCGGCCCGCCGGTGCAGCCGCCCTCGCGGCGCGGCTTCGGCACCACGATCATCGAGCGCTCGGTGCCGTTCGATCTCAAGGGCGATGCCGAAATCCGCTTCGACCTCCTGGGTGTGCAGGCGAAATTCGTCATTCCCCCCAATTTCGTCCAGCTATTGCCGTCCATCGCGGGAGCCGCCATGCGCATTGAAGAGCAGAAATCCGCCAAGCCCAGGATTTCCGAGACGGCCCTGATTGTCGAGGACAACCTGATCATCGCGATGGCCGCCGAGGTCATCCTGCTCGACCTCGGCGCCCGCCACGTCGACACCGCCGCGACCGTCGATCAGGCGCTGCGCTCGATCGAGCGCGCCCGGCCGAGCTTTGCCCTGCTCGATCTCAACCTCGGCAGCGAGAGCAGCATCAAGGTGGCGCAGAAGCTGAAGGAGATCGGCGTGCCCTTCATGTTCGCGACCGGCTATGGCGAGCGCGCGCCGCTCCCGGCGGAGCTGGCCTCGGTGCCGGTGGTTCAGAAGCCCTACACGCTGGAAGTGGTCGAGAACGCGCTCGGTAAATTGCAGCAGGTTAGCGCCGGGTAA
- a CDS encoding HAMP domain-containing methyl-accepting chemotaxis protein, with translation MPKFRLRIRGRLYAGFMALVAVGLVMAVVAVWNLRTVQDQVARQSALSDSTARVLEISTHLQAIQRANLRYVYDANESAMKEAQEREAAATELLQVGAKGALSEERKKLYNGLIDDIAKMRRLRDNLADAVNEARTGKATLLPSGEDLAVKTGKLVDTARAAVDEDTAALVADLESRVLLVRIANWRFLALRDAQGPANFRASVDRAAQRLAGIEKSPQAAELRATLAPVKTSLGMYKSAFETTSAAMLQADEIYHKSLAPLIVDSIARLKAAEVTLKTDYQDSRSHAEAVIAGTTTVQEVAGGLAILFGGIVAFLIARSIVGPLASMTRAMGQLAGGNLAVEIPGRGKADEIGDMAKAIQVFKDNMIDTERMRAEQTELEARQAETRKQDMVRLADQFEQAVGEIVNTVSSASNELEASAGTLTTTASRAQDLSTEVASASQEATANVQAVASATEELSSSVGEIARQVQESARIAGEAVGQASRTNDRVGELSKAAARIGDVVELISTIAGQTNLLALNATIEAARAGEAGRGFAVVATEVKALAEQTAKATGEIGQQIASIQAATEQSVGAIREISGTIERLSEISATVAAAVEEQGAATREISRNVQQAAQGTQRVSTNIGDVQRGASETGSASSQVLSAARSLSADSNRLKVEVARFLETVHAA, from the coding sequence ATGCCGAAGTTTCGTTTGCGGATCAGGGGACGCCTGTACGCAGGCTTCATGGCCCTCGTGGCGGTCGGTCTGGTGATGGCGGTGGTTGCCGTCTGGAATTTGCGGACGGTGCAGGATCAGGTCGCAAGACAATCCGCGCTATCGGACAGCACGGCGCGGGTGCTGGAGATCTCGACCCATCTGCAGGCGATCCAGCGCGCCAATCTGCGCTACGTCTATGACGCCAATGAGTCCGCCATGAAGGAAGCCCAGGAGCGGGAAGCCGCGGCGACGGAGCTGTTGCAGGTCGGGGCCAAAGGCGCGCTCTCGGAGGAGCGGAAGAAGCTCTACAACGGCCTCATCGACGACATCGCCAAGATGCGACGCCTGCGCGACAATCTCGCCGACGCCGTCAATGAAGCGAGGACGGGCAAGGCGACGCTGCTGCCGAGCGGAGAGGACCTGGCCGTTAAGACGGGCAAGCTGGTCGATACGGCGCGCGCTGCCGTCGACGAAGACACCGCGGCCCTGGTCGCCGACCTCGAATCCAGGGTTCTCCTGGTCCGGATCGCAAACTGGCGTTTCCTGGCGCTGCGCGACGCGCAGGGACCGGCGAATTTCAGGGCGAGTGTGGACAGGGCGGCACAACGGCTCGCAGGCATCGAGAAGAGCCCGCAAGCCGCGGAGTTGCGCGCCACGCTCGCGCCGGTGAAGACCTCGCTCGGAATGTACAAATCCGCGTTCGAGACGACGTCGGCCGCGATGCTTCAGGCCGACGAGATCTATCACAAGAGCCTCGCGCCGCTGATCGTCGACAGCATCGCCAGGCTCAAGGCCGCGGAAGTGACGCTGAAGACGGACTATCAGGACTCGCGCAGCCATGCCGAAGCCGTGATCGCGGGCACGACGACCGTTCAGGAAGTCGCAGGCGGTCTCGCCATCCTGTTCGGCGGCATCGTCGCCTTCCTGATCGCCCGCAGCATCGTCGGGCCGCTGGCCTCGATGACGCGCGCGATGGGGCAACTGGCCGGCGGCAATCTCGCGGTCGAGATTCCCGGGCGCGGCAAGGCCGACGAGATCGGCGACATGGCCAAGGCGATCCAGGTGTTCAAGGACAACATGATCGACACCGAGCGCATGCGCGCCGAACAGACCGAGCTCGAGGCGCGGCAGGCCGAGACCCGCAAGCAAGACATGGTCAGGCTCGCCGACCAGTTCGAGCAGGCCGTCGGCGAGATCGTCAATACCGTGTCGTCGGCATCGAACGAGCTCGAGGCCTCGGCCGGCACGCTGACCACGACCGCCTCGCGCGCCCAGGACCTTTCGACCGAGGTGGCCTCCGCATCGCAGGAAGCCACCGCCAACGTGCAGGCAGTCGCCTCGGCCACCGAGGAGCTGTCCTCCTCGGTCGGCGAGATCGCCCGTCAGGTGCAGGAATCCGCCCGGATCGCAGGCGAGGCCGTCGGCCAGGCCAGCAGGACCAATGACCGCGTCGGCGAGCTCTCCAAGGCGGCGGCGCGGATCGGCGACGTGGTCGAGCTGATCAGCACCATCGCCGGCCAGACCAATCTCCTCGCGCTCAATGCCACCATCGAGGCCGCCCGGGCGGGCGAAGCCGGCCGCGGCTTTGCCGTCGTCGCGACCGAGGTCAAGGCGCTGGCCGAGCAGACCGCGAAGGCCACGGGCGAGATCGGCCAGCAGATCGCGAGCATCCAGGCCGCCACCGAGCAGTCGGTCGGCGCCATCAGGGAGATCAGCGGCACCATCGAGCGGCTGTCGGAGATCTCCGCGACGGTTGCGGCCGCCGTGGAGGAGCAGGGGGCAGCCACGCGGGAAATCTCCCGCAACGTGCAGCAGGCCGCCCAGGGCACCCAGCGCGTCTCGACCAATATCGGCGACGTGCAGCGCGGCGCCTCCGAGACCGGCTCGGCCTCCTCGCAGGTGCTCTCCGCGGCGCGGTCGTTGTCGGCCGACAGCAATCGTCTCAAGGTCGAGGTTGCGAGATTCCTGGAGACGGTTCACGCCGCCTGA
- a CDS encoding glutathione S-transferase family protein yields the protein MLKFYFNGSPNPTKVALYLEEAGLPYEPVKIDTRKGEQFTPDYLEINPNGKVPAIDDNGTIVFDSNAILLYLAEKTGKFLPPPSVRGETLSWLMFVATGVGPYSGQAVHFKHFAPKEQNHDYAHNRYQYETDRHYRILDGHLKGRPYMVGDSYSIVDMAMWGWARMVPFKLGDDAFARYPNVKRLVDEISARPAAARAIALKDKFTFKAEMDEEARANMFKHMTTKVA from the coding sequence ATGCTCAAATTCTATTTCAACGGATCGCCGAACCCGACCAAGGTCGCGCTCTATCTCGAAGAGGCGGGACTGCCGTACGAGCCGGTGAAGATCGACACCCGCAAGGGCGAGCAGTTCACGCCGGACTACCTCGAGATCAATCCGAACGGCAAGGTGCCGGCGATCGACGACAACGGCACCATCGTGTTCGACTCAAACGCCATCCTGCTCTATCTCGCCGAGAAGACCGGCAAGTTTCTGCCCCCGCCCAGCGTGCGCGGCGAGACGCTGTCCTGGCTGATGTTCGTTGCGACCGGCGTCGGGCCGTATTCGGGACAGGCCGTGCACTTCAAGCACTTCGCGCCGAAGGAGCAGAATCACGACTACGCCCACAACCGCTACCAGTACGAGACCGACCGCCACTACAGGATTCTCGACGGTCACCTCAAAGGCCGCCCATACATGGTCGGCGACAGCTATTCGATCGTCGACATGGCGATGTGGGGCTGGGCGCGGATGGTGCCGTTCAAGCTCGGTGACGACGCCTTTGCGCGATACCCGAACGTGAAACGGCTGGTGGACGAGATCTCGGCGCGGCCGGCAGCCGCGCGCGCCATCGCGCTGAAGGACAAGTTCACCTTCAAGGCCGAGATGGACGAGGAGGCGCGGGCCAACATGTTCAAGCACATGACGACCAAGGTGGCCTGA
- a CDS encoding site-specific DNA-methyltransferase: MVESRRGASARAPRTNFESPSHRIILGDCVAEMSKLQAGSVDLVFADPPYNLQLKGDLKRPDESHVDAVDDDWDKFDSFSAYDDFTRAWLLAARRAMKPSATIWVIGSYHNIFRVGAIMQDLGFWLLNDIVWRKTNPMPNFRGRRFTNAHETMIWAARDEKAKGYTFNYEALKAANEDVQARSDWLIPLCTGEERLKGADGKKVHPTQKPEGLLARVLLSSSKPGDLVIDPFNGTGTTGAVAKRLGRSYIGFERDKTYAKAAEARIAAVEPLPEASLAPFMTAREAPRVAFSELIERGMIMPGTKLFDAKKKLGALVRADGAIMLGDKVGSIHRIGAVAQGSQACNGWTFWHVETKKGLKLIDELRAEIRAGMAE; the protein is encoded by the coding sequence ATGGTAGAGTCGCGTCGCGGGGCGTCTGCAAGGGCGCCCCGCACAAACTTTGAGTCCCCTTCGCATCGCATCATCCTCGGCGATTGCGTCGCCGAGATGTCGAAGCTTCAGGCTGGTTCGGTCGACCTCGTGTTCGCCGATCCGCCCTACAATCTCCAGCTCAAGGGCGATCTCAAGCGCCCCGACGAATCCCATGTCGACGCCGTCGACGACGACTGGGACAAGTTCGATTCGTTCTCAGCCTATGACGATTTCACCCGCGCCTGGCTGCTTGCCGCACGCCGCGCGATGAAGCCGTCGGCGACGATCTGGGTGATCGGCTCCTATCACAACATCTTCCGCGTCGGCGCCATCATGCAGGACCTCGGCTTCTGGCTCCTGAACGACATCGTCTGGCGCAAGACCAACCCGATGCCGAATTTCCGCGGCCGCCGCTTCACCAATGCGCACGAGACCATGATCTGGGCCGCGCGCGACGAGAAGGCCAAGGGCTATACGTTCAATTACGAGGCGCTGAAGGCCGCCAACGAGGACGTGCAGGCTCGGTCCGACTGGCTGATCCCGCTCTGCACCGGCGAGGAGCGCCTCAAGGGCGCCGACGGCAAGAAAGTGCATCCGACGCAGAAGCCGGAAGGCCTGCTCGCGCGCGTGCTGCTGTCCTCGTCCAAGCCCGGCGATCTCGTGATCGATCCCTTCAACGGCACCGGCACCACGGGCGCGGTCGCCAAGCGTCTCGGCCGCTCCTATATCGGCTTCGAGCGCGACAAGACCTATGCGAAGGCCGCGGAAGCGCGCATCGCCGCGGTCGAGCCACTGCCGGAAGCGAGCCTCGCCCCGTTCATGACCGCGCGCGAAGCGCCACGGGTGGCGTTCTCCGAGCTGATCGAGCGCGGCATGATCATGCCCGGCACGAAACTGTTCGACGCCAAGAAGAAGCTCGGCGCCCTCGTCCGCGCCGACGGCGCCATCATGCTGGGCGACAAGGTCGGTTCGATCCACCGCATCGGCGCCGTGGCGCAGGGCTCGCAAGCCTGCAATGGCTGGACCTTCTGGCACGTCGAGACCAAGAAGGGCCTCAAGCTGATCGACGAGCTCCGCGCCGAGATCCGCGCCGGCATGGCGGAGTAG
- the ypfJ gene encoding KPN_02809 family neutral zinc metallopeptidase encodes MRYDDFRRSDDIEDRRDEGGGFGGGGGGGFGLPMGGGGLGIGTIIILGLVGYAFGIDPRILIGGAEILTGGGHAPTYQTDRQSSSGKRGAPTDEMGSMISGILGEIDDRWTEIFQANGQTYTGPKIVLFRNATNGGRCGMAQSAMGPFYCPPDRTIFLDTSFFREVETRFRGCSGKSACNFTTAYIIAHEVGHHIQNLLGIIPRVTRLQQQAGSKAEANALQVKVELQADCLSGVWVNREAKKRPNFLEPGDIDAALSTASAIGDDTLQRQATGRVVPDSFTHGSAAQRKQWFMTGYQQGTVQACNTFGGGQ; translated from the coding sequence ATGCGTTACGATGACTTCCGCCGCAGCGACGACATCGAGGATCGTCGCGACGAAGGTGGTGGCTTTGGCGGCGGCGGAGGCGGCGGGTTCGGCCTGCCCATGGGCGGCGGCGGGCTCGGCATCGGCACCATCATCATCCTCGGCCTGGTCGGCTATGCCTTCGGCATCGATCCGCGCATCCTGATCGGCGGCGCCGAGATTCTCACCGGCGGCGGCCATGCGCCGACCTACCAGACCGATCGCCAGTCCTCTTCCGGCAAGCGCGGCGCGCCCACCGACGAGATGGGCAGCATGATCTCGGGCATCCTCGGCGAAATCGACGACCGCTGGACCGAGATCTTCCAGGCCAACGGCCAGACCTATACCGGTCCGAAGATCGTGCTGTTCCGCAACGCCACCAATGGCGGCCGCTGCGGCATGGCGCAGTCGGCGATGGGCCCGTTCTATTGCCCGCCGGACCGCACCATCTTCCTCGACACCAGCTTCTTCCGCGAGGTCGAGACCCGCTTCCGCGGCTGCTCCGGCAAGTCGGCGTGCAATTTCACCACGGCCTACATCATCGCGCACGAGGTCGGACACCACATCCAGAATCTGCTCGGCATCATTCCGCGCGTGACACGCCTGCAGCAGCAGGCCGGCAGCAAGGCCGAGGCCAATGCGCTTCAGGTGAAGGTGGAGCTGCAGGCCGACTGCCTGTCCGGCGTCTGGGTCAATCGCGAGGCCAAGAAGCGGCCGAACTTCCTCGAGCCCGGCGACATCGACGCCGCCCTGTCCACGGCGAGCGCGATCGGCGACGATACGCTGCAGCGCCAGGCCACGGGACGCGTCGTGCCGGATTCCTTCACCCACGGCTCGGCGGCGCAGCGCAAGCAGTGGTTCATGACCGGCTATCAGCAGGGCACGGTCCAGGCCTGCAACACGTTCGGTGGTGGGCAATAG
- the moaB gene encoding molybdenum cofactor biosynthesis protein B, protein MASIDETKQFIPLNIAVLTVSDTRALADDKSGQTLADRLTEAGHHLAAREIVTDDVEAIRAVIRRWIADAGVDVVITTGGTGFTGRDVTPEAIEPLFEKRMDGFSIAFHMLSHAKIGTSTIQSRATAGVTGATYIFCLPGSPGACRDGWDGILKAQLDYRTRPCNFVEIMPRLDEHLRRPKAQGATV, encoded by the coding sequence ATGGCCTCCATCGACGAGACAAAGCAGTTCATCCCGCTCAACATCGCGGTGCTCACCGTGTCGGACACCCGCGCGCTCGCCGACGACAAGTCGGGGCAGACGCTGGCCGACCGCCTGACCGAGGCGGGCCATCATCTGGCCGCGCGCGAGATCGTCACCGACGACGTCGAGGCGATCCGCGCCGTGATCCGCCGCTGGATCGCGGATGCCGGCGTCGATGTCGTCATCACCACCGGCGGCACCGGCTTTACGGGACGCGACGTCACGCCGGAGGCGATCGAGCCGTTGTTCGAGAAGCGCATGGACGGCTTCTCGATCGCGTTCCACATGCTGAGCCACGCCAAGATCGGCACGTCGACGATCCAGAGCCGCGCAACCGCGGGCGTCACGGGCGCGACCTACATCTTCTGCCTGCCCGGCTCGCCCGGCGCCTGCCGCGACGGCTGGGACGGCATCCTCAAGGCCCAGCTCGACTATCGTACGCGCCCCTGCAATTTCGTCGAGATCATGCCGCGCCTGGACGAGCATCTGCGAAGGCCGAAGGCGCAGGGCGCGACGGTATAG